A single region of the Silene latifolia isolate original U9 population chromosome 8, ASM4854445v1, whole genome shotgun sequence genome encodes:
- the LOC141596096 gene encoding transcription factor bHLH162-like, with product MEENSSKPSSKVARKIIEKNRRIQMKDLYSQLNSLVTSSNNNASSSSKGPKSLPDQIDQATNYIKKLQEDVENLKKTKESALHSNANNNVHNNMLKSRVKIDVHENGSELQVVFITGSDCQIVFTQFIRILHEEHAEVLNASYSVDNNMVFHNINAKIGEGSNIAQINERLNMYSP from the exons ATGGAGGAGAACTCCTCAAAACCTTCTTCTAAAGTGGCAAGGAAAATtattgagaaaaatagaagaattCAAATGAAAGATCTTTACTCTCAACTCAATTCCCTTGTCACTTCTTCCAATAATAATGCTTCATCTTCATCAAAG GGACCGAAGTCATTACCGGATCAAATCGACCAAGCAACAAACTACATCAAGAAATTGCAAGAGGATGTCGAGAATTTGAAGAAAACCAAGGAAAGTGCATTACATAGTAATGCTAATAATAATGTGCATAACAATATGTTAAAATCACGGGTTAAAATTGATGTACACGAAAATGGAAGTGAATTACAAGTGGTTTTCATAACCGGGTCGGATTGTCAAATTGTTTTCACCCAATTCATCCGTATTCTCCATGAAGAACATGCCGAGGTTCTTAATGCAAGTTATTCGGTTGATAACAATATGGTTTTTCATAACATCAATGCAAAG ATTGGAGAAGGTTCAAATATTGCGCAAATTAACGAAAGGTTGAATATGTATTCCCCTTGA